The proteins below are encoded in one region of Bacillus vallismortis:
- the ytrI gene encoding sporulation membrane protein YtrI has protein sequence MRVPQHYKKPGWQRFFAGMMCGAVISWFFFLFTYGTFQEEQVSLIEKQKEHVKDLNNQISIYQEDLHKLNEDNKRKLLIQNVSVKLQNGDKYKISQPDKTKFEEHVKDNISEVITKDIESVYQTKDLLIRTIENKVYMINEKKYKATVKELIIYTRLTVELDISFAA, from the coding sequence ATGAGAGTGCCCCAGCATTACAAAAAACCGGGGTGGCAGCGTTTTTTCGCGGGAATGATGTGCGGAGCCGTGATCAGCTGGTTCTTTTTCCTGTTTACTTACGGTACATTCCAAGAGGAGCAGGTCAGCCTCATCGAAAAACAAAAAGAGCATGTGAAAGATTTAAACAATCAAATTTCAATCTATCAGGAAGACCTCCATAAACTGAACGAAGACAATAAAAGAAAGCTCTTGATCCAAAACGTCAGCGTGAAATTACAAAATGGGGATAAATACAAAATATCACAGCCGGATAAAACGAAATTCGAGGAGCATGTAAAGGATAATATTTCAGAGGTGATTACAAAGGACATAGAGAGCGTCTATCAAACAAAGGATCTATTGATACGGACAATTGAAAATAAAGTCTATATGATCAACGAAAAAAAATACAAGGCAACCGTCAAAGAATTAATTATTTATACGAGACTGACAGTAGAACTTGACATATCATTTGCCGCGTAA
- the ytrH gene encoding sporulation membrane protein YtrH, with amino-acid sequence MDQEAGFMVNFINSYFIALGVLIGGALIGGLGAYLAGEAPLTAITKLANRLKIWALVAAIGGTFDAVYSFERGILEGNTRDIFKQLLLIISAMGGAQSGWLIISWLTQEHLSS; translated from the coding sequence ATGGATCAGGAAGCAGGATTTATGGTGAATTTTATCAATAGTTACTTCATTGCATTAGGGGTGCTGATCGGAGGCGCGCTCATCGGAGGGCTGGGAGCATATTTGGCAGGCGAAGCGCCGCTTACGGCCATTACAAAGCTAGCAAACAGGTTGAAAATATGGGCGCTTGTCGCAGCAATCGGGGGCACCTTTGATGCGGTATACAGCTTTGAACGGGGCATTCTAGAAGGCAATACGAGAGATATTTTTAAACAGCTTCTTTTGATTATCTCGGCTATGGGCGGCGCGCAAAGCGGCTGGCTCATTATTTCATGGCTGACCCAGGAGCATCTTTCTTCATGA